The Akkermansiaceae bacterium genome segment GACTATGGCTTTTTCCCGCTCGTTCTCGGGCAAGTGGGAAACAAGGTTTTCGTAGGTTTTCTTGAGTTCTGGATCGGCTTCCAGTTTCTTCATCACACCGTTTGCCATCTTCTGCTGGCGTTCGGCTTTCTGAACGTCGCTGAGAATCACGGCTCGCTCCAGCCGCTCTCTGGGCATGGCTCGGACGTATTCCCAACGCTTGGGATTTTTCGCAATATGGTCGTCGATCTTGGCGTTGATCTCCGCGTTGTCGCGATAGGCGGGAGCCTGGGTGTCACCGGCGTTGGCGGTGCCATCGTTTGCTTTCTGTTTTTTTATCATCGTTTTGGGGGTTCCTGATCGGAACGGTTTGTTGTTTTGGTTTCTGATATCGGGCAACTGGTCATGGTGGTTCACCACGGCTCGTCATCCGACAACGAAGGGATTTCAGGAGCGGCGGGCTCGTTGACCTTTTTCTCCAGTGATTCGAGTCGCTCGCGGGTGGTTTTGAGTTCATGGCGGATACCGCTGTTCTGTTCCGCCAACGCCTGCTGGTTCTTGTGAAGTGAAGTCGCGAGGTCGGTCAGCTTCGACGAAACGTCCTGTCCGCTCCGCATCACGGCTTTGGTGGCTTCGCGCTGGCGGGTGAGTTCCACCAGCAACTCGTTCCGGGAAAGATCTGCCGATGGCGGATGCTGCGGGACGGGAACGGATGGTTTCCCCTGTCGGGCGAGATTCCATTTCGGAGTGGTTTCGACCCTGTAGATAGTATGGGCTTCGTGCATCACGCCGCGATGATGTGGGTCCACATAGCGGCCCAACGGATACGCTTTGAGCGATTCGGGAACGCGGACGCCACGAGCTTCCTCGCGGCTGAGGTTTCGACCCGGCGGGCCGGGTTCGACTTTGACGACCGGGGGCGTCTTGCTCGCGCAAGACATGACTAAAACTGAAAGAAGCAGAGGAAGTGGTTTCATGGACGATAGCGGGTTGAATATTCAGGGTGACGATGGATTCGGGGCTGGCGTTGGGATCGCAGAGCCGCCAAGGGATGCCTTGGCGACATCGACGGTTTCGGTGACGTAGAGATAAAATTGCTTGCCCGCCGGAACCCGAACGAAGAAGCCTTCGCGCTCGATGGTGTCCATGATCTGCTTGGCATAAGTGTTGAGAACCTGCTGGGTGCCGGTGAGAGCCGCATTCTGTGCCGAAGCCATCGGTTGCGATCCGAGCAAGGTGGCTTCGCGTTGGGTGAACGCGCCCGCCGCCCCGCTAAGGAAGGTGGCGGCGAACAGCTTCACTTCGGCGTAGTCGTCGCTTTTGAGAAGCTGGCCGCGCAGTCCCGCACTGCCATCGGTAATGGCCCATCCGGTACCGTCGGATTCTTTCTCGCGATCCAGAGCAATACCCGAAACGCGAAGTTCCCTGCCGTCCTGCCAGACAAGTGTCCAATTTCCCTGGCTTGCGATGCGCTCACGCATGCGGTCCGATTGGGCGGAGCCATGGACTTCGGTACCGGCGGGTATGATCAGACGGCCATCGTGCCAAATGTCTTCCGTGACCAATCCTACGACTGGAGTATCCAGACTGGAGGAATCGACGGTGATCACCAACTGGCAGGAAATGAGCCGACCGAACGGTGCGTAGTCTGCGCTCAAGGGGCTATCGGTGGATGGCGAAGCCGGTGCCTGGGCAAACAGGGTCAAGGGTGGCAATGGCTTGGGCGCGGGCGGAGCTTCCTTGGGCGCGGGCGGTTCAGCGGCTGGTGGCCGCTCTTTCGCCGGACGGAATGGAGTCATGTCGCGCGTGACGGATTGCACCGTCTGCGGCTGCGGAGCCGTTGGGACAGGCTCGGAGGACTTGGCCGTCGTTCCGAAGCCGACTGGCTGAAATCCCCGGACAAGGATGTAACCAACCACACACAAGACGGCGAAGATTAGGAATGCGCCGGTGCGCGTTTTGAAGAACTGGACTGCCTGACGCGGATTCATTTTGAGCCTCCTTTAAATGGTGATTCGAGTTCCGGCAGCACTCCGGGAGAATCCATCTCCTCAAGGACGATGACGAAATCGTTCTCTAGCGACAGGTCGTTGCGTCCGCCTGTGGGTGTGCCGGTAACGGCAAAGTAAGCGGCGGCATCCTGCTTGGCCGGGATGATTCCACTCGCATCAGTGATTGATGCGTCAAAACGGTTCTGGCCAACCCGCAGCACGAAGCCGCCCGCGTTGTATTGCAATTCCTGATCCGTGGCGTTTCGCAGGACCACGCGGAACACCAGCGTGTCCTGGGCATCGAAGCGAAACGCTTCTTCCAGACGAATCTGGAAATCACCATGATCCATGACGGGCGGTTCGGCGCGGAAGTCCTTGTAGCCGATTTCTTCCACCACATCAGACTTCGCCTCTTTCAGCACCGGATAGGCTTTGGCCAGGTCAAGCGCACTGAGCAATGTCACCGCAGTGACGGGGGCCTGCCTTTTGGCTGCGGCAAGCCGGGGATCGGGCGGAGATTGGAAGATGAGCGACAGGACAGGAGCGGGGCTGTCTTGTAGTTCCAATACATAGGTCTTGTTGTTGAAGCGGACGTTGACGTTCGTGGAAACATTCTTATCGAGGCTTCGGACGGAGAAGAACGAGGTTCCGGGCTGGTGCGCCAACTGGAACAGCCCTTGGGTCTCGTCGTCGGTGGAGACGAGCGCGGCGTCAATGGCGGCGATGGGTCCCGGAAACGAGATGGTCGAAACACGGGCGACGGAGACGGGAACGGAGTACACCCGGTGTTCATCGAGCTGGATCTCATGGATGGCTTTCGGCGCTTCACTGTCTTCTGCAACCGCCATTGCGGACAGCGGAAGAACAAAGGCGAAGCCATGTCTGGTGATGATGTTATTGAGCGGGTTCATATTTGAAGTCGGTTACTGCGGTTGGAAATCTGCCGTTCTGCACCATGTCGGGATTGCGGCGCATTTTGAGGGCGAGCTTGAAAGGGATGGCTTCGTTAAATGTTCTTCCCTCGAACACACCAGTACGGATCAACTGGCCGGTGACCTGGGTGAGGATGAAATCCTCGCGGGTTTCGAGGATGTCGATGCGGGCTATCTCCGGCTTCTGGTGTTGGCGCTTCGCGGTGAACTCCGGGGCTTCGGCGGCGATCTGCCGCTGCGCCTTGTCGTTGGCAGGTTTGAGGAGAAGCTGATTGAGAAGCTCGGGATGGTCCGGCCCCTTCGGATTGCGGTTGAGGAATGCCATCACGACCAACGTGCTTTGCTGCGCGTGGAATTCGCGCGCGTCCTGAAAGCGCAAAAGCGGGGCGACATGATACGTGCCAGCGGGATCGAGGATCACCACGCGCTCACTTTCCTTGAGTTTGCGGATGAGGAAATGCGGCTGGATTACCGCCACCGCGACGGCGGCGGAGGCAACGCAGAACCAAAGGAACGCGGTGCGGTCCTTGTCCACGAAGATGCGGGTTGGCTGGAGCGGTCGTTTCGGAAGCCGGATGCGTTCGCCCGGCACGGGAGTTTCTCGTAATGATTCAGTGGAGGTCATGTTTTAGTTGCGGTTGGATCTGCGTGATTTGCCAATGGCGGCGCTTGCCTGCCGGTCATTGGCCGGATCGGATGAATTGAAAGTGGATTTGCCCCAGTGGGCGGCATTGGACGCCAAACCGCCGATACTGGAATGTGGGGATCCCGATACCGAAGACGAAGCGGCGGCCATCGCACTGGCTGCTGCGGCTCCGGCGGCTGCCATTGGCGCTCCCACACCGGTTCCGGCTATAGCGGCTCCGGCTGTGGCTGCGCTTTGGATGCCAGCCTTCGCGGCATTGTATCCTCCCTGAAGAAAGGCGGCTCCGGCGTTGGTGCCTTCGGTGATCATTTTCTGGATGACCAGTGGAGCGGCAATGGTGCTGAACACGATCCACAAGCCAGCGGCTGCCACGGCGAGAAGGTTTTCCATTCCTTCCATGCCGGAGGCGGCAACAAAGCTCTCTTCGGCCATCACGTCGAGAAAGGTATCGGTGACGAGCGATGCGAAACCCCAGCCCAGCGGCCAGAGGAGAATGCCGACGGTGCCGAGCATGAATCTCATGCCGACGCTGTTGAGCGAGCGCACACTTAGAAAGCCGATGAAGATCGGGCTGGCCGCGATGGCGAAAGCCAGCACGACCTTGTAAATGACATAGGCGATGAAAACAACGAGCTTGGCGATGAACTGGGCGATCCAGAGAACGGCGGCGACGAATGCCTTGAAAAGTCCGTCTTCGGAAAAAATCCTGTGCCAGAATCCGCCGCTCGCCTCATCCGAGGACGAGGCGGTCATGGATTTGTATTTCTCGTAAACCTCGTCGGGTCTCGCTTGGAGCGTATCGCGGACGAGCGAGTCAACGATCCGCTCGCCCATCGAGAGCCACTCCGAGAATTGCGAGAGCAATGCCACTACGACAATCGCATGGACCAGAGCACGAAGATACATCGTGGCGGAGCGGTTGCCGTTGCTGACGCTGCTCCACAAGGACAGAACGATCAGCACGAAGGCGATGGGTGCCAGGATCGTGAACAGCAGTTCGGCCTTTTCATAGAGCCGTGTGTAGAACTCATTCATCTTCGTGTATTCCTTGGATCGTCAGCGGGCGGTGCTGCTGGGAATCGTCAGCACCTTATCGAACTCCTTGTTGGTGACTCCCCATTCGGCGGCGTCCTTTTCCCGCCGCGCCTCTTCCTGCTTCAGGGCGTCGTTGCGGTTCATGGCATCCTGAACCAGCACTTGGGTTGCGGCGTTCTGGACATCTCCTTGAAGAGAGGCGAGCTGGGCGTTCTGACTGGCCAGCGTGCCCTGAAGTTTCTGCACCTCGGCATCCGTGGTGGCCGTTTGGAGGGCGGCGGTGGTTTCGCTGATGTTTTCCTTGAGCGTGACGATGCGTTCGGCGGATTCTTCGTGTACGGTCTGATAGTTAGCGGTGGTATTCTCAAGCGCTCCGTATTTTCGATAGAGTTCGTCGTTACGCGGAACCTCGACTCCGCTGAACGAGATGCTTTCAATCGGACGGAAAAGACCGTTGGCGTGGTTGGTTAGCGATGTCGCCCCTGATGCTGATTGCTGGAGATTCCCGAGAAGCTGACCGCTTGAGGGAAGTTTGAGCTGGTTGATGACCTGATCGGCACCGGTGATGTTCAGGAGCGATGAGGGATCTCCGAAGGCGTCGGTGTAGGCGGTGACCTGCTCCAATTGCGAAGTCAGCAAACCGATCTGCTCGACCTGGTTGCTGACCATTTCGACGTACTGCGCGAGTTCGGTGGCATGTTGCACCGCTCCCTGGGCTACGGCGATGGGATCGTTGACGATGAATTGGGCGTGCGCGGAAAACGGCACGATCGCCGCTCCGAAGATAATGGTATGTACTGCTTTCATAGTATTTGTTATGGTTGATGTGGGATGGTGTTTTAGGGTAGGTTGAACCGGCGTTGTTGTTCCTGCAAAAGGCGAAGGCGTTCATCCTCCTGCCTGCGTATGCGTTCCTGTTCCTGTTGGCGGACTTGCTGCTGTTGTTGGCGAAGCTGTTCTTCGCGTTCCCGGCGCATCTGCTCCGAGTCGTTGATCCGGTCCAGATGCGGTTCGTAAGGATTGTAGGGATTTGACATGGCGTTATTGGTCGATGCGAAGGGTTCGGGTTGCTCCGTGATGAAAAAGGGTTCCATCCGGCATTTGATCGGGCAGCGGAAAGTCGAAGAGGCCGACATCAGCGCCCATCGGACCGGCATCGATGCGCTGGCGATCCACAAGCAGCCAGTATTGCTGTTTCACCGCGTCGCTGCGGCCTTTGTTGTAGCCTTCGTCATGGATTTTCCGGGCCTCCTTGTCCTGCGCGTGATTGAGGGCTTCTCCGGCGAGCAAGCCCCCCGCCGCTCCAGCGGCGGTCATCAAAGGGTCTCCGTCGCTAAGTCCATGGCCGAGGGCGGCACCGCCGGCCGCTCCGAAGGCATTGTTGAAGAGACGGGACGACGACGCGCAATTTGTTAGAAGCAGCGCCAGGGCAATGGATGGGAATGTGAATTTCATGATGGTTCTGGTTTGGATTGGGCGTGAAACGCGATGCCCTCGATGATGTTGCCGTGGCCTTTGAGTTCCTGTGCCCGGCGCTCGAAGTGATCGCCGCTGGAACTGCTGCAATACAGCATCTCGGGAGATGCGATGTTGTGGACCGTGCCGCAGACGGGTCGGGGCGTATCGAGGTGAAAGTAGGTGAACGCGGAAAACTTCTGACCCGGTTGCTGGTCGGGTAACGGATAGTTCATGATCCGCTGCCTGGTGATATCCGGCAGCTCGATGTCCTGGGAAATGTCTTCCAGATCGGCGCGATCATTCTGACGCATCAGGATGAACTGGCGGCTGTTACCGAACACCGTGGAGCGAATCCTGCTTTCCTTGAACCGCGAGTATTGCTGCACAATGGAAACCGCCCAACAGTTGAACTTGCGCATCTGCGCGTAGGTCTCCCGAACGATCTTTTCGCCTTCGGGAATGTCGAGGAAGCGGGCCACCTCCTCATACACGATTCGCTTCCGCTGAGACCGGGGCAATGTAACGAGATGCTGCCGGGTGTAGTGGGAGATGAGGAATCCCGCTGCCGCCTTGAGTTCCGGCGCGGATTCTGGGATGCAACCCAGCTCGAAGTGGGCGATCCGTCCGGTAAGGGAAAGATTGGTTTCGCCGTCGAAAAGCGGGCCGTAAAGCCCGTTGCGGCACCATGGCAGCAACAGGGTGGCGATCTGGCGGATGGAATCCTTTTCCGGCCCGTGCGACTCCAAATGCATCAGCTCCTGAAGCATCTGGTGGGTCGGTTGCTCCGCTGGCGTGAAATAGGAAAAGGCGAGATTGCGTACTTCGCGGCTTGTCTTGGGGTCTTTAAGAAACCGGAGGATGTCCCCCTCCCCCATTGTGCTAATGTAATCGCTGGATTCGTCCGGATTGGCTTTCGACCAAT includes the following:
- a CDS encoding TrbI/VirB10 family protein, with the translated sequence MNPRQAVQFFKTRTGAFLIFAVLCVVGYILVRGFQPVGFGTTAKSSEPVPTAPQPQTVQSVTRDMTPFRPAKERPPAAEPPAPKEAPPAPKPLPPLTLFAQAPASPSTDSPLSADYAPFGRLISCQLVITVDSSSLDTPVVGLVTEDIWHDGRLIIPAGTEVHGSAQSDRMRERIASQGNWTLVWQDGRELRVSGIALDREKESDGTGWAITDGSAGLRGQLLKSDDYAEVKLFAATFLSGAAGAFTQREATLLGSQPMASAQNAALTGTQQVLNTYAKQIMDTIEREGFFVRVPAGKQFYLYVTETVDVAKASLGGSAIPTPAPNPSSP